One Moorella sp. E308F genomic region harbors:
- a CDS encoding AbrB/MazE/SpoVT family DNA-binding domain-containing protein yields MPTVKISAKGQVVIPAHLRQKYGLQAPGRAIITEKEGQIIITPAPADPVRGARGMLKAKQSLTKTHAAYKREERKLEEDHER; encoded by the coding sequence ATGCCGACGGTGAAGATTTCCGCTAAGGGGCAAGTGGTTATCCCTGCTCATTTACGCCAAAAATATGGCCTGCAGGCGCCGGGACGGGCCATAATCACAGAGAAGGAAGGTCAAATCATTATTACCCCTGCCCCGGCCGACCCGGTTAGAGGTGCGCGAGGCATGTTGAAAGCAAAACAATCATTGACAAAAACCCATGCTGCCTATAAGCGGGAAGAACGTAAATTAGAGGAAGACCATGAACGGTAG
- a CDS encoding type II toxin-antitoxin system VapC family toxin gives MNGSSHKNFVLDAYAVICYLEDEIGAEEVALLLKKAGDHTVRLFMTWINLGEVYYRVHRKYGEIEAERVLETVKDWPVEFLAGDEDLTLVAARVKASYALSYADAYAIAAALKNNASIVTGDPEIKNASVKMGFPLTWLGQGNPE, from the coding sequence ATGAACGGTAGTTCCCATAAAAATTTTGTCCTTGACGCTTATGCCGTCATTTGTTACCTGGAAGACGAAATCGGTGCTGAGGAAGTAGCTCTGCTGCTAAAAAAAGCCGGGGATCACACTGTGCGGCTATTCATGACGTGGATAAATTTAGGTGAAGTATATTACCGGGTACACCGGAAATATGGGGAAATAGAAGCTGAAAGGGTACTGGAAACGGTTAAAGACTGGCCGGTAGAGTTTTTGGCAGGTGACGAAGATTTAACGCTGGTGGCCGCCAGAGTAAAGGCTTCGTATGCACTGTCTTATGCCGACGCCTATGCCATTGCTGCGGCGTTAAAAAATAATGCTTCTATAGTGACGGGTGATCCGGAAATTAAGAATGCCAGTGTTAAAATGGGTTTTCCTTTAACTTGGCTGGGACAGGGTAATCCAGAGTAA
- a CDS encoding FAD-binding oxidoreductase: MQASLLRELARIVGKERVQASPEDLLCYSYDGTFVACRPDVMVKPVSTEQVARVLEFAYREGIPVHPRGAGTGLSGGSVPRGGGIALVMTAMNNIYEINPEDMLAVADPGVITAQLHRAVEEKGLFYPPDPGSAEVCTLGGNVAECAGGPRALKYGVTRDYILGLEVVLAGGRVIRPGGRTVKNVTGYDLCRLFTGSEGTLGVITKITLRLIPKPPAVKTILAAFKDLVQTGEAVNAILSAGIIPRTLEIMDSISIAIVEQFSPCGLPREAAAVLLIETDGDREQAQRDAEKVVAVLEEIGATQIRLAADAREAGELWRARRAVSPAITRIKPTKISEDATVPRSQVPAMIRRLGQIREKYQIDLVIFGHAGDGNLHPNIACDSRDAGEMLRVEKAIAEIFQAALELGGTLSGEHGIGLLKAPFLMTELGEAGYQVMRDIKRSLDPKNILNPHKIFSG; encoded by the coding sequence TTGCAGGCTTCCCTACTGCGAGAGCTGGCAAGGATTGTCGGGAAGGAGCGGGTGCAGGCGTCACCGGAAGACCTCCTTTGTTATTCTTACGATGGTACCTTTGTGGCCTGCAGGCCGGATGTCATGGTTAAACCGGTTAGTACCGAACAGGTGGCCCGGGTCTTGGAATTTGCTTACCGGGAGGGGATCCCGGTCCACCCCCGCGGCGCCGGCACGGGCTTGAGCGGCGGGTCGGTGCCCCGGGGCGGGGGCATAGCCCTGGTAATGACGGCTATGAACAACATTTATGAGATTAACCCCGAGGACATGCTGGCCGTAGCAGATCCGGGGGTAATTACCGCTCAACTGCACCGGGCGGTAGAAGAAAAGGGGCTTTTCTATCCCCCGGACCCCGGCAGCGCGGAAGTTTGCACCCTGGGTGGCAACGTTGCCGAGTGCGCGGGGGGGCCCCGCGCCCTCAAGTATGGCGTCACCAGAGACTACATCCTGGGCCTGGAAGTGGTGCTGGCCGGCGGCCGGGTAATCCGTCCGGGAGGCCGGACCGTTAAAAACGTCACCGGCTATGACCTTTGCCGGCTGTTTACCGGCTCTGAAGGGACCCTGGGGGTCATCACCAAAATTACCCTGCGTCTTATACCCAAGCCCCCGGCCGTCAAAACCATCCTGGCAGCCTTTAAAGACCTGGTGCAGACAGGTGAAGCAGTAAACGCTATCCTTAGCGCCGGCATCATACCGAGGACCCTGGAGATTATGGACAGTATATCCATCGCCATTGTAGAACAGTTCAGCCCGTGCGGTTTACCCCGGGAAGCAGCAGCCGTGCTCCTTATCGAGACTGATGGAGACAGGGAGCAGGCTCAAAGGGACGCTGAAAAGGTGGTAGCGGTTCTGGAAGAAATAGGAGCTACTCAAATCAGATTGGCCGCTGATGCCAGGGAAGCAGGAGAATTATGGCGGGCACGACGGGCAGTTTCCCCGGCCATAACCCGGATTAAACCCACCAAAATTTCTGAGGATGCTACTGTCCCCCGCAGCCAGGTGCCGGCCATGATCCGGAGGCTGGGACAAATTCGGGAAAAATACCAGATTGACCTGGTAATTTTTGGCCATGCCGGTGACGGCAACCTCCACCCCAACATAGCCTGCGACAGCAGGGATGCCGGAGAAATGCTGCGGGTGGAAAAAGCTATTGCGGAAATCTTCCAGGCCGCTTTAGAACTGGGGGGAACCCTTTCGGGAGAACACGGCATCGGCCTTCTCAAGGCACCTTTTCTTATGACAGAACTGGGAGAGGCCGGCTACCAGGTCATGCGGGATATTAAGAGGTCGCTGGATCCGAAAAACATCCTGAACCCCCACAAAATTTTCTCCGGGTGA